In Pyrus communis chromosome 1, drPyrComm1.1, whole genome shotgun sequence, the following are encoded in one genomic region:
- the LOC137728315 gene encoding DExH-box ATP-dependent RNA helicase DExH9-like — protein sequence MRLGGFNKKKGKTPKYCLPFLKPGRLVSIQCAKSDESSSFSFDDPVTWGVILNFQRVKTVSEDDASRKPEDANYTVDVLTRCGVSPSEVAKKTIKIIPLKEPGEPAVVSISISEINSMSELCMVVPKDLLPLPAQENTLKRVVETLSRFDKGKIPLLDPEEDMKIESSSYKKVSRRMEALENLFDRHEVARTPLIEQKLKVFHMKQDLAAKIKSIKKTMCSSTALAFKDELKARKRVLRRLGYVTKDDVVELKGKVACEISSAEELTLTELMFNGAFKAIKVEEMVSLLSCFVWQEKLKEAIKPREQLDLLFSQLQDTARRVADVQLECKVEIDVDSFVGSFRPDIMEAVYAWAEGSKFYEIMSATPVFEGSLIRAIRRLEEVLQQLIQAAKSVGKTELESKFEEAVSNIKRDIVFAASLYL from the exons ATGCG gttGGGTGGATTTAACAAAAAGAAGGGTAAAACTCCAAAGTACTGCTTACCATTTCTGAAACCTGGCAGGCTTGTCTCAATCCAATGTGCTAAAAGTGATGAaagttcttctttttcctttgacGACCCAGTCACATGGGGAGTGATACTTAATTTTCAACGGGTGAAAACTGTTTCAGAAG ATGATGCAAGTAGAAAACCCGAAGATGCAAACTACACGGTGGATGTTCTGACAAGATGTGGGGTGAGTCCAAGTGAAGTTGCAAAGAAAACCATCAAAATTATCCCTCTGAAAGAGCCAGGAGAACCTGCTGTTGTCTCCATTTCCATATCTGAG ATAAATAGTATGAGTGAACTTTGTATGGTCGTTCCTAAGGATCTTTTGCCACTACCAGCTCAAGAAAACACACTGAAGAGAGTTGTTGAAACTCTGTCAAGATTTGATAAAGGAAAGATTCCTTTACTCGATCccgaagaagatatgaag ATTGAAAGTAGTTCATACAAAAAGGTGTCTCGTAGGATGGAGGCTTTAGAGAACCTGTTTGACAGGCATGAAGTTGCAAGAACTCCACTTATAGAGCAAAAGCTCAAGGTTTTTCATATGAAGCAGGATTTGGCCGCCAAGATCAAATCAATTAAGAAAACAATGTGCTCTTCCACTGCATTGGCTTTTAAAGATGAACTGAAGGCAAGAAAACGGGTCCTTCGGAGGCTAGG ATATGTTACGAAGGATGATGTTGTGGAATTGAAGGGTAAAGTTGCTTGTGAAATCAGTAGTGCAGAGGAGTTGACCCTGACTGAGCTCATGTTCAATGGGGCTTTCAAGGCCATAAAAGTGGAAGAGATGGTTTCTCTTCTCTCATGTTTTGTGTGGCAGGAGAAGCTTAAGGAAGCTATAAAACCAAGGGAACAGCTTGACCTGCTATTTTCACAATTACAAGATACAGCTCGGAGGGTTGCTGATGTTCAGCTTGAGTGCAAG GTCGAAATTGATGTTGACAGCTTTGTGGGTTCATTTCGGCCTGATATTATGGAGGCTGTGTATGCATGGGCGGAAGGGTCCAAATTCTACGAGATCATGTCAGCTACACCTGTCTTTGAAGGCAGTTTGATCAGGGCAATTAGGAGATTAGAGGAGGTCCTTCAGCAACTTATACAAGCAGCTAAGTCTGTTGGGAAAACTGAGCTTGAATCAAAATTCGAGGAGGCTGTTTCGAATATCAAGAGGGACATTGTCTTTGCAGCTTCCCTATACTTGTAA